The Streptomyces halobius genomic interval ACGTCCCGCCGACCACATCCTCCGCGAACGCCTTCGCCGCGCCGCCCAGCAGCTCCCGCATCTCCAGATACCGCTTGACGAACTTCGGCACCCGGCCGGACGTCATCCCGGCCATATCCGTCCACACCAGCACCTGTGCGTCGCAGTCCAGGCCCGCGCCGATGCCCACGGTCGGAATGTGCAGCGAACGGGTCACCTCGGCGGCCAGCTCGGCCGGCACCGCCTCCAGGACGACGGCGAACGCACCCGCGTCCTGGACCGCCTTGGCGTCCCGGAGCAGCTGCTGCGCCGCCTCCTCACCGCGGCCCTGGACGGGGTAGCCGCCGAAGGCGTTGACCGACTGCGGGGTCAGCCCGACATGCGCCATCACCGGGATCCCGGACGAGACCAGCAGCTCCACCTGGTGCGCGGAGCGCTCGCCGCCCTCCAGCTTGACGGCGCCCACCCCGGCCTCCTTGACCAGCCGGGTGGCGTTGCGCAGCGCCTGGACCGGGCCCTCCTGGTACGAGCCGAAGGGCAGGTCGCCGACGACGAGGACGCGCCTGGTGCCGCGGACGACCGCGGCGGACAGCAGGGTGGTCTCGTCCATCGTGACCGGCACGGTGGACTCGTACCCGAGGTGGCAGTTGCCCATCGAGTCGCCGACGAGCAGTACCGGGATACCGGCCTCGTCGAAGACGGAGGCGGTCATCGCGTCGTAGGCGGTGAGCATCGGCCACTTCTCGCCGCGCTGCTTGGCCGCGGCGATGTCGCGGACCGTGATACGGCGGGAACTCGTGCCCCCGTACAGCGACTTGTCGCCGGCGGCGGGCTTCTGGGGCGGCTTGGGGGTGTCCTGCGGAGCGGCGGGCGGCGGGGATCCCGCGACCGGCATTCGGGCAGGCGAAGGCTGCGTCATGGTGACGGCTCCTGTTCATCATCTCGAGGCGCCCTGACGGCGTCCCCGGACTCCCGTCCATGCTGGCATGCCAGGTGCGACGAGGGAAAGGGGCGGTCGTCAGGGCCCGAGGGCCGCCGGTCCGGGGGCCGCCCTCCCGGCGTCATCGATGACGATCGATACGGAAGATCGATACGGGTCGGTTTTGTGCCGATGAGAGATCGATACGGAACAGGTTCGTATCGAAAATGTCGTACAGTGCTCCCATGGCCTCCGTATCGGACACACAGAGCTCCCCGGGCTCCCCGGACCCACCGGACATACCCGCCGCCCGCCAGGTCCCCGACCGCATCCACCGCCGTCGCTGGGCGATCCTGTCCGTCCTCATGCTCAGCCTGCTGATCGTGGTGCTGGACAACTCCATCCTCAACGTCGCGATGAAGACCATCGCGACCCCGGCCCCCACCGGCCTCGGCGCCACCCAGAGCGAGCTGGAGTGGGCGGTCAACGCCTACACCCTCGTCTTCGCCGGGATGCTGTTCACCTCGGGTCTGCTCGGCGACCGGCTGGGCCGCAAGCGGGTGCTCCTCTTCGGCATGGTGGTCTTCGGCATCGGCTCGGTCCTCGCCGCGACGGCCGGATCGCCCACCGAACTGATCGTCTTCCGCGCGGTGATGGGCCTGGGCGGCGCCTTCGTCATGCCCGCCACCCTCGCGATCCTGATGAACGTCTTCGAGCGCGACGAGCAGCCCAAGGCGATCGGCATCTGGGCCGGCGGCGTGGGTCTGGCCATCGCGATCGGCCCGGTCGCCGGCGGTCTGCTGCTCGACCACTACTGGTGGGGCTCGGTCTTCCTCGTCAACGTACCGATCGTGCTGGTCGCGCTGGCCGCGATGCTGCTGCTGGTCCCCGACTCCAAGGACCCCCGCCCCGGCCGGCTCGACCCGGTGGGCGTGCTGCTGTCCGTCGTCGGCCTCGTCCTCCTCGTCTACGGGATCATCAAGGGCGGCCAGCTCGCCGACTTCACCGACCCGGAGGTGGTCGGCACGGTCCTCGGCGGCCTCGCCGTCCTCGCCGGCTTCGTCGTGCACCAGAAGCGCAGCGACCACCCGTCCATCGACATGGGCCACTTCCGCAAGCCCGCCTTCTCGGCCGCCGTCGCCGCCATCGCGCTGGTCTTCTTCGCGCTGATGGGCGTCACGTTCTTCATCGTCTTCTACGTGCAGAGCGTGCGGGGCTACACCCCGCTGCAGGCCGGACTGCTGATCCTGCCGCTGGCCGCCGCCCAGATGATCTTCGCGCCGCGGGCCCGGCATGTCGTGGACCGCTTCGGCGCCCGCGCGGTCTGCACCGCCGGCATGCTGGCGGTCGCCGCCACCATGGCGGGGATGCTGCTCCTGGACACCGACAGCCCCATGTGGATCATGGAGGTGCTGTTCTTCCTCCAGGGCGTCGGCATGGCGCACATCATGCCGCCGGTCACCGTCTCGCTGATGCAGGCGATGCCGCGCGAGAAGGCCGGCTCCGGCTCCGCCGTCAACAACACCTTCCGGCAGGTCGGCGGCACCCTCGGCGTCGCCGTCCTCGGCTCGCTGCTGTCCACCGCCTACCGCGACCGCATCCAGGCCAAGATAGACGCGCTGCCCGGCATCCCCGAAGCCGCACGGCACGCGGCCGGCGAATCCATCGAGGCCACCCTCGGCCTCGCCCGCCACCTCGGCCCGGCCGGCCGGCCGCTGGCCGACGACGCCGAGGCCGCCTTCGTCCACGCCATGCACGTCACCGCCCTCGGCTCGGCCGGCGTCGCGCTGCTCGGCGCCGTGGTCGTCGCGGCCTTCCTGCCGGGCAGAACGGCAGCGGCCCCGCCCGCCGCGGAGCCCCGGGAAGAGGAGAAAGCGGGCATACAGGGATGAGCCGGGCCGTAGGCGGTACGGAGACGGCGGCAGCCGGCACACCACCGGAACGTCCGGTCCGGCCGCGTCGGGCAGTCCCCGAGCGCCGCGGCAGACCGCGCAGCGCCGCCGCCGACACCGCCATCATCGAGGCCGTGCTGCGCATGATCGAGGACGGTGCCTCCATCGGCGAACTGTCGATGGAACGCATCGCCCGCGAGGCGGGCGTCGGCAAGGCCACCGTCTACCGCCGCTGGCCCGGCAAGAGCGCGCTGATGCTCGACGTCATGCGCTCCCTGGACGAGCCGGGCCCGCAGCTCAACGGCGCCTCGCTCCGCGACGACCTGGTCTCCCTGCTGGAATTCCTCCGTCGGCGCGGCCTGGCCAAGCGCAACTCCGCGCTGCTGCGCACCGTCGTCAGCCATGTCCAGGCACAGCCGGAGCTGTGGGCGGAGTACCACGAGACGGTCGTGCAGGCCCGCCACGAGGCGCTGCTCGACGTGCTCCGGCGCGGGATGGCCAACGGCGAGATCCGCGCCGACCAGGACGTCGAGACCATTTCCGACCTCTTCGTCGGCCCGATGCTGGCCCGCGCCGTCCTCCACGAGTGGAAGGAACTCCCCGAGGGCCTGGCGGAGGACATCGTCGACATGGTCCTGGAAGGCGTACGCCCCAAGGAGCGGCCGGAGCCCGGCTGAGCGGCCACGCCGGACGCGGGGCCACCGCCGGGGGCTGCGCGGGGCGACGACTGAGGGTGGACGTCCACGCCCGACGCGGGGACACCGCCCGACGCCCCGGGGCCGCCGACCGATCCCCGCCCCATGACCGAACCATGCCCGTTCTGTCACAGTGGCGTTCACCTGCCCTGTGCCGGAACCCCGGCCCACCCACACCCCGTCCTCATTTCTAAGAAAGCGCGTTACACACCATCGCCTAGGGTCAGCAACCACAGGCGAGGCGCACCAGGGCAAGGCAGTGAGGACAGCGGGATGGCGCAGGCATTCATGACGGAGCCGGGACAGGGCGAGACCCCTGAGCGGACCGGTTCCCGAGCCGGCCGCCTGCTGAACTGGTGGCGCCCCGAAGGGATGTGGCGGCGCGGCATCGTCCTCGCGGTGCTCGCCGTCCTGCTCGGGCTGCTGATGTTCCTGCACGCCCGCGTCCCCAACGCGGTGGGAAACCTGGGCAGTCTGCTGGAGACCTTCCTGCCGTGGCTGGGCCTCGCCGTCCCCGTACTGCTGCTCGTCGCGGTACTCCGCCGCTCGGCGACGGCGCTGGTCGCGCTGCTGCTGCCGGCCGCCGTCTGGATCCACCTCTTCGGCGGCCAGGTCACCGACAAGGCCAGCTCCGGCGGCAATCTCACCGTCGCCACCCACAACGTCGACGCGGACAACCCCGACCCGGTGGGCACCGCCCGGAAGATCATGGCCTCCGGCGCCGATGTGGTGGCGCTGGAAGAACTGGCCGGCACCGCCCTGCCGACGTACAAGAAGGAGCTGGCGAAGACCTACCCGTACAGCACCGTACAGGGCACCGTCGGCCTGTGGAGCAAGCGCCCGCTGTCCGACACCGCGCCGGTGTCCATCAAGATCGGCTGGAAGCGGGCGCTGCGCGCCACCGTCACCACCGCGGACGGCCAGAAGGTCGGTGTCTACGTCGCGCATCTCCCGTCGGTACGGGTCAAGCTCGCGGCGGGCTTCACCGCCAACCAGCGCGACGGCAGCGCCGAGGCGCTGGGCGAGGCGATCGCCGCCGACCCGCTGAAGAAGGTCATCCTGCTCGGCGACCTCAACGGCACCATGAACGACCGCGCGCTGGCCCCGGTCACCTCACAGCTGCGGTCCGCCCAGGGCGCGGCGGGCGACGGCTTCGGCTTCAGCTGGCCGGCGGCGTTCCCGATGGCCCGGATCGACCACATCATGACCAAGGGCATGGACCCGGTCGCGTCCTGGGCGCTGCCCCCGACCGGCAGCGACCATCTGCCGATGGCGGCGCGGGTGAAGCTCTGACGTCGGCCGGATCCGGCGGGTCGTCCGGGCCCGCCGGGCCGGGACGACCCGTGGGCCGTCGGCGATGTGGTGCATCTGACGCGGGTTTTTCACGCTCCGTTCTCCCATCGGAATTGCGCGCCTGAGAGACTTTGTTCCGTAACCGAACTTAATGTCTCTCCCTCCTGCCCGCGTGCACCGCCCGCACCCGCACGCAGCCCCATCCCCGAAAGGTCTCGGTCCTCCATGCCCTCGGCTCTGCTCGCGCTCGCGATCTCGGCCTTCGGAATCGGCACCACCGAATTCGTGATGATGGGCCTGCTGCCCAACGTCGCGGACGATCTGGGCACCTCGGTACCCACCGCCGGCTACCTCGTCTCCGCCTACGCCCTCGGCGTCGTCATCGGCGCCCCCCTCCTGACGGCCCTCGGGTCCCGCATCCCGCGCAAACGGATGCTGGTCCTCCTCATGGCCGTCTTCACGGTCGGCAACCTCGCTTCCGCACTGGCCCCCGGCTTCGGCCTGCTGATCGTCGGCCGGCTGCTGGCCGGACTCCCGCACGGCGCGTTCTTCGGCGTCGGCGCGGTGGTCGCCGCCCGGCTGGTGCGCGAGGGCCGCCAGGCCCGCGCCGTCGCCACCATGTTCCTCGGCCTGACCATCGCCAACATCGTCGGCGTCCCCGCCGCCACCCTCCTCGGACAGCACCTCGGCTGGCGCGCCACCTTCCTCGTCGTGACCGCCATCGGCCTCGCCGCGATGGCCTCCCTGGCCCGGCTGATCCCGCCGCTGTCGGCCGAGGAACGCACCGGCCTGGCCCGCGAACTGCGCGCCCTCGGTGACCGTCAGGTCCTGCTCGGCCTGCTCACCACCGTCTTCGGCTTCGCCGGCGTGTTCGCCGTCTACAGCTACCTCGCCTCGATGATGACCAAGGTCACCGGCTTCACGGAGGGCTCGGTCCCGCTGGTCCTGGCCCTCTTCGGCATCGGCATGACCCTCGGCGCCCTGGCCGCCGGCCCCCTCACGGACCGCGCCCTGCGCCCCACGCTCTACAGTTCGCTGGCCGCCCTCGCCCTCGTCCTGGCCGCCTTCCACTTCACCGCACAGGTGAAGTGGGCCGCCCTGGTCACCGTCGTCCTCATCGGCGCGATCGGCTTCCTGACCACCACGCCCCTCCAGATGCTGGTCATGAACAAGGCCCAGCAGGCCCCCACCCTGGCCGCCGCCTCCAACCAGTCCGCCTTCAACCTCGCCAACGCGGGCGGCGCCTGGGTCGGCGGCCTCGCCCTTTCGGCAGGCTGGGGCTGGACGTCCCCGACCCTGGTCGGCGCGGCCCTGGCAGCGGTCGGCCTGGCCGTCGCGGCGCTGGCCGGGCTACTGGACCGGGGCGCCCACGACACATCCCGCATCGTGGCGCGCAGCGCGGAAACCGCCGTGCCGGCGGAACGGTCCCAATGACGCCCCCGCTGCGCCTTGCCTGAGCCGACATCCTCGCCCCGCCGTGGCTCCCCCACTGCCTGAAGGGCGTGGGGAGGTACCCCCCACGCTGCGGGCTGGTCGCCGCTGCGCGGGGCTGTTCGGCAGCGGTGCCGGTCCTCCCGAAGGGGGTGGGGAAAAGACCGGTAAGGGTACACGTAGTCCGTCGTATGCCCCTCGTGGACGCGGACACAGGCACCCGACAGACGACATGTGCCCCCACCGGCCTCTTTCCCCCACCGCCGGGAGGATGGGGGTACCTCCCATGCCCTTCAGGCTATGGGGGAGGACCGTAGGACGGAGTCCGGAGGTCCGTCACCGCACCCGAAAAACCCACGCCCGCCGCGTGGGGGTACCTCCCACGCCGTTCAGGCAGTGGGGGAGCAACGGCGAAACACCCTCACGGCGGGGCAGCCGACAACGTGGGGCGCAGGCCAAGCGCAGCGTCACCCCTCGCGCCAGTGATTGGTAATCGGCAACCGCCGGTCCTTCCCAAAACCCTTGGCGGAGATCTTGGTGCCCGGTGGGTACTGGCGGCGCTTGTACTCGGCGTGGTCGACCATCCGCACCACCCGTGTGACCAGTTCCTCGTCGAAGCCCTGCGCCACGATCTGCTCGCGGCCGCGGTCGCGGTCGACGTACAGCTCCAGGATGCGGTCGAGGATCTCGTAGTCCGGCAGCGAATCCGTGTCCACCTGGCCGGGGCGCAGTTCGGCGCTCGGCGGTTTGGTGATGCAGTGTTCCGGGATCGGCGGGGTCTGGCCGCGGTCGGCGGCGGCCTGGTTGCGCCAGCGGGCGAGCTGGAAGATGACGGTCTTGTAGACGTCCTTGACGGGGCCGTACGCACCGACCGAGTCGCCGTAGAGCGTCGAATAGCCGCACGCCAGCTCGGACTTGTTGCCGGGGGCGAGGACCAGGTGGCCTTCCTGGTTGGAGATGCCCATCAACGTCGTGCCGCGCAGCCGTGACTGGAGGTTCTCCTCGGCGAGGCCGGTCAGGGAGAGGGACCCCATGTACGCGTCGAACATCTGGCCGATCGGCACCGTACGGAAGTTGAGCCCGGTACGGCGGGCGAGCTCGGCGGCGTCGGTGAGGGAATGCTCGGAGGAATAGCGGGAGGGCATCGCCACCGCGTGGACATGCGACGCGCCCAGCGCGTCGCAGGCGATGGCGGCGACGAGGGCGGAGTCGATCCCGCCGGAGAGTCCGATGACCACGCTGCGGAAGCCGTTCTTGGCGACGTACGCCCGCAGACCGACGACGAGCGCGGTGTAGATCTCCTCCAAGTCGTCCAGGCGTTCCGCCTCGCCACCCAGGGTCTCGGGGGGGTAGGGCGGCAGCGGGTCGGGGGAGAGCACCACATGATCGATGCGCAGCCCGTCGTCCACGACGCCCGACAAAGGCTCCGGCGCCGCGTCCGGCAGTTCCAGATCGACCAGGACACACCCTTCGGCGAACTGCGGCGCCCGCGCGATCACCCCGCCGTCCTTGTCGACCACGATCGAGTCACCGTCGAAGACCAGCTCGTCCTGGCCGCCGATCATCGCCAGATAGGCGGTGGTGCAGCCGGCCTCCTGGGCCCGCTTGCGCACCAGATCCAGCCGGGTGTCGTCCTTGTCCCGCTCGT includes:
- the panB gene encoding 3-methyl-2-oxobutanoate hydroxymethyltransferase, which encodes MTQPSPARMPVAGSPPPAAPQDTPKPPQKPAAGDKSLYGGTSSRRITVRDIAAAKQRGEKWPMLTAYDAMTASVFDEAGIPVLLVGDSMGNCHLGYESTVPVTMDETTLLSAAVVRGTRRVLVVGDLPFGSYQEGPVQALRNATRLVKEAGVGAVKLEGGERSAHQVELLVSSGIPVMAHVGLTPQSVNAFGGYPVQGRGEEAAQQLLRDAKAVQDAGAFAVVLEAVPAELAAEVTRSLHIPTVGIGAGLDCDAQVLVWTDMAGMTSGRVPKFVKRYLEMRELLGGAAKAFAEDVVGGTFPAEEHTFH
- a CDS encoding MFS transporter; translated protein: MASVSDTQSSPGSPDPPDIPAARQVPDRIHRRRWAILSVLMLSLLIVVLDNSILNVAMKTIATPAPTGLGATQSELEWAVNAYTLVFAGMLFTSGLLGDRLGRKRVLLFGMVVFGIGSVLAATAGSPTELIVFRAVMGLGGAFVMPATLAILMNVFERDEQPKAIGIWAGGVGLAIAIGPVAGGLLLDHYWWGSVFLVNVPIVLVALAAMLLLVPDSKDPRPGRLDPVGVLLSVVGLVLLVYGIIKGGQLADFTDPEVVGTVLGGLAVLAGFVVHQKRSDHPSIDMGHFRKPAFSAAVAAIALVFFALMGVTFFIVFYVQSVRGYTPLQAGLLILPLAAAQMIFAPRARHVVDRFGARAVCTAGMLAVAATMAGMLLLDTDSPMWIMEVLFFLQGVGMAHIMPPVTVSLMQAMPREKAGSGSAVNNTFRQVGGTLGVAVLGSLLSTAYRDRIQAKIDALPGIPEAARHAAGESIEATLGLARHLGPAGRPLADDAEAAFVHAMHVTALGSAGVALLGAVVVAAFLPGRTAAAPPAAEPREEEKAGIQG
- a CDS encoding TetR/AcrR family transcriptional regulator; amino-acid sequence: MSRAVGGTETAAAGTPPERPVRPRRAVPERRGRPRSAAADTAIIEAVLRMIEDGASIGELSMERIAREAGVGKATVYRRWPGKSALMLDVMRSLDEPGPQLNGASLRDDLVSLLEFLRRRGLAKRNSALLRTVVSHVQAQPELWAEYHETVVQARHEALLDVLRRGMANGEIRADQDVETISDLFVGPMLARAVLHEWKELPEGLAEDIVDMVLEGVRPKERPEPG
- a CDS encoding endonuclease/exonuclease/phosphatase family protein, whose protein sequence is MWRRGIVLAVLAVLLGLLMFLHARVPNAVGNLGSLLETFLPWLGLAVPVLLLVAVLRRSATALVALLLPAAVWIHLFGGQVTDKASSGGNLTVATHNVDADNPDPVGTARKIMASGADVVALEELAGTALPTYKKELAKTYPYSTVQGTVGLWSKRPLSDTAPVSIKIGWKRALRATVTTADGQKVGVYVAHLPSVRVKLAAGFTANQRDGSAEALGEAIAADPLKKVILLGDLNGTMNDRALAPVTSQLRSAQGAAGDGFGFSWPAAFPMARIDHIMTKGMDPVASWALPPTGSDHLPMAARVKL
- a CDS encoding MFS transporter — protein: MPSALLALAISAFGIGTTEFVMMGLLPNVADDLGTSVPTAGYLVSAYALGVVIGAPLLTALGSRIPRKRMLVLLMAVFTVGNLASALAPGFGLLIVGRLLAGLPHGAFFGVGAVVAARLVREGRQARAVATMFLGLTIANIVGVPAATLLGQHLGWRATFLVVTAIGLAAMASLARLIPPLSAEERTGLARELRALGDRQVLLGLLTTVFGFAGVFAVYSYLASMMTKVTGFTEGSVPLVLALFGIGMTLGALAAGPLTDRALRPTLYSSLAALALVLAAFHFTAQVKWAALVTVVLIGAIGFLTTTPLQMLVMNKAQQAPTLAAASNQSAFNLANAGGAWVGGLALSAGWGWTSPTLVGAALAAVGLAVAALAGLLDRGAHDTSRIVARSAETAVPAERSQ
- a CDS encoding NAD+ synthase, which gives rise to MPQLRLALNQIDSCVGDLAGNAETIVRWTRHAADQGAHLVAFPEMALTGYPVEDLALRPSFVEASRVALRTLAGRLAAEGLGELPVVVGYLDRGEQDGPRYGRPAGAPQNAAAVLHRGEVALAFAKHHLPNYGVFDEFRYFVPGDTLPVVRVHGVDVALAICEDLWQDGGRVPAARTAGAGLLLSVNASPYERDKDDTRLDLVRKRAQEAGCTTAYLAMIGGQDELVFDGDSIVVDKDGGVIARAPQFAEGCVLVDLELPDAAPEPLSGVVDDGLRIDHVVLSPDPLPPYPPETLGGEAERLDDLEEIYTALVVGLRAYVAKNGFRSVVIGLSGGIDSALVAAIACDALGASHVHAVAMPSRYSSEHSLTDAAELARRTGLNFRTVPIGQMFDAYMGSLSLTGLAEENLQSRLRGTTLMGISNQEGHLVLAPGNKSELACGYSTLYGDSVGAYGPVKDVYKTVIFQLARWRNQAAADRGQTPPIPEHCITKPPSAELRPGQVDTDSLPDYEILDRILELYVDRDRGREQIVAQGFDEELVTRVVRMVDHAEYKRRQYPPGTKISAKGFGKDRRLPITNHWREG